The Neisseria yangbaofengii genome contains a region encoding:
- a CDS encoding HlyD family secretion protein produces MKKIIMIAVVTALAAGGFYYWQQRQSGKLPENIAQSNGRLELNRIDVASLYGGRVEKMNVAEGDDVKAGDVLAELSSDTSSSRLAEAQAAARRQQEAVMRAQAAKAQTQQSVARAQANVDSARQQQRVAKLELDNARKLLADQLVSRSEVTKRQADYERATAGVKAAEAARDEAQAVVAQTGAQIAEARAGVEQAEAQVKSAASANDDMNIRSPIDGRVEYKIAEAGNVIGAGNKIVSLLDPSDVSMNIFLPTDSMSRLKVGDEARIKLDGIDAVFPAVIKFIATDAQFTPKSVETESERAKLMFKVKLQVPSETATRYNRLLKGGLTGNGFVKTKEGEWPSELAVKLP; encoded by the coding sequence ATGAAAAAAATCATTATGATTGCCGTGGTTACGGCATTGGCTGCCGGCGGTTTTTACTATTGGCAGCAACGGCAAAGCGGCAAATTGCCGGAAAACATCGCCCAATCCAACGGTCGCTTGGAATTAAACCGCATTGATGTCGCCAGCCTGTATGGTGGCAGGGTGGAAAAAATGAATGTGGCAGAAGGCGATGATGTGAAAGCAGGCGATGTGTTGGCGGAATTATCGTCCGACACCAGTTCCAGCCGCTTGGCAGAAGCGCAGGCGGCGGCGCGCCGGCAGCAAGAAGCAGTCATGCGTGCGCAGGCAGCCAAAGCGCAAACGCAACAATCGGTTGCCCGTGCGCAAGCCAATGTCGATTCTGCCCGTCAGCAGCAACGTGTGGCCAAACTGGAATTAGACAATGCACGAAAATTGCTGGCCGATCAATTGGTTTCCCGTTCGGAAGTGACCAAGCGTCAAGCAGATTACGAACGGGCAACTGCCGGAGTGAAAGCCGCTGAAGCCGCCCGCGATGAAGCACAAGCCGTGGTGGCGCAAACCGGCGCGCAGATTGCCGAAGCGCGTGCAGGTGTAGAGCAAGCCGAAGCACAAGTGAAATCCGCCGCTTCCGCCAATGATGATATGAACATCCGCTCTCCGATTGACGGCCGTGTGGAATACAAAATTGCCGAAGCCGGCAACGTGATTGGCGCGGGTAATAAAATTGTCAGCCTGTTGGATCCGAGTGATGTGTCGATGAATATTTTTCTGCCGACCGACAGCATGAGCCGTTTGAAAGTGGGTGACGAAGCACGCATCAAGCTCGACGGCATCGATGCCGTCTTCCCTGCCGTCATCAAATTTATCGCTACTGATGCGCAATTCACACCCAAATCGGTGGAAACTGAAAGCGAGCGAGCCAAGCTTATGTTTAAAGTGAAATTGCAAGTGCCGTCTGAAACCGCCACACGCTACAACCGCTTATTAAAAGGCGGCTTGACCGGAAACGGCTTTGTGAAAACCAAAGAAGGCGAATGGCCGTCTGAATTGGCGGTGAAGCTGCCGTAA
- a CDS encoding TetR/AcrR family transcriptional regulator: MSAQNAHDKFIAAGSKLYPELGYYRLSVRVLAAEAGLSSGMFHHLFTSKDAFILELLNHHNNYISANLDMVVLSDNPFEKLRAMAQVLAENIRNNLQLIHRMFADSANGVDVINHFLRITSAKRMELFRKVLEECGKLDNSVPATDVQRLGYFSAAVNAPMIIGSRFGQMDLLPDTIKDRVPDILTNEAITERIGWCLDAMFPHHAKFTDKQEKS, encoded by the coding sequence ATGTCTGCACAAAACGCACATGACAAATTCATTGCCGCCGGCAGCAAACTCTATCCGGAATTGGGTTATTACAGACTTTCGGTGCGCGTGTTGGCGGCCGAAGCAGGCTTAAGCTCGGGTATGTTTCATCATCTTTTTACCAGTAAAGATGCCTTTATTCTTGAGTTGCTTAATCATCATAATAATTACATTTCCGCCAACCTCGATATGGTGGTGCTTTCGGACAATCCCTTTGAAAAGCTGCGCGCCATGGCGCAGGTTTTGGCCGAAAACATCCGCAATAATTTGCAACTGATTCACCGAATGTTTGCCGATAGCGCAAACGGCGTTGATGTCATCAATCATTTTCTCCGCATCACCAGCGCCAAGCGTATGGAATTATTCAGAAAAGTGTTGGAAGAGTGCGGCAAACTGGACAACAGTGTTCCCGCAACCGATGTGCAACGCTTGGGCTATTTCAGCGCGGCCGTGAATGCGCCGATGATTATCGGATCGCGCTTTGGCCAAATGGATTTGCTGCCCGATACCATCAAAGACCGGGTGCCGGATATTCTTACCAATGAAGCCATTACCGAACGCATCGGCTGGTGTTTGGACGCCATGTTTCCCCATCACGCAAAATTCACCGATAAACAGGAAAAATCATGA